One region of Cyanobacteriota bacterium genomic DNA includes:
- a CDS encoding phosphomannose isomerase type II C-terminal cupin domain, producing the protein TVTPKGVAATELRPWGSFTVLEEGRGYKIKRIEVKPGHRLSLQMHHHRSEHWIVVSGTAKVTCGDREIVIYSNQSTYVPQCTAHRLENPGVIPLVLIEVQNGEYLGEDDIVRFQDDYARTDTPKS; encoded by the coding sequence ACGGTTACACCTAAGGGAGTTGCTGCTACTGAATTGCGCCCTTGGGGATCATTTACGGTATTGGAAGAGGGACGGGGCTATAAGATTAAGCGCATTGAGGTAAAGCCCGGTCATCGGTTGAGCTTGCAGATGCACCATCACCGCAGCGAGCATTGGATTGTGGTTTCAGGTACCGCGAAGGTAACCTGTGGCGATCGTGAGATTGTGATTTATAGCAACCAGTCTACCTACGTACCGCAATGCACAGCTCATCGGCTGGAAAATCCCGGTGTGATTCCCTTAGTTCTGATTGAAGTACAAAACGGGGAATACTTGGGAGAAGATGACATTGTTCGTTTTCAGGATGATTACGCCCGCACTGATACGCCTAAGTCATGA
- a CDS encoding iron-sulfur cluster assembly accessory protein, which translates to MIHLSETAVSELLRLRSRSLASAANLRLGVRPGGCAGLVYSLTFDDRVATDDQIFDGDRLPVVINRQDLEYLRGLTIDYSEDLMGGAFQFRNPQATSTCSCGTSFAVSS; encoded by the coding sequence ATGATTCATCTCAGTGAAACTGCTGTCAGTGAACTGTTGCGTTTGCGTAGTCGCTCCTTGGCTTCAGCAGCCAACTTGCGTCTGGGGGTCAGGCCAGGTGGCTGTGCTGGTCTTGTATATAGCTTAACATTTGATGATAGGGTGGCTACTGATGATCAGATCTTCGACGGCGATCGCCTACCCGTGGTCATCAATCGGCAGGACTTAGAGTATCTGCGGGGGTTAACAATTGATTATTCTGAGGACTTAATGGGTGGAGCGTTTCAATTTCGCAATCCCCAGGCAACCAGCACCTGTAGCTGTGGAACATCGTTCGCAGTCAGTTCGTAG
- a CDS encoding cupin domain-containing protein has translation MAAHYCFCELAPLYALGTLSAEQKLWVEQQIADCPELAEELAIVQETVAALAYSTPLATLSPALKQRLLQQLTTSTPAPDVTSAQPEAELPAPLPTDLNALDELATLTQRTTNSLELLTNLLAGLKWRPHAAPGIEIVLLSINYRTQRVVCLLKAEAGARYPLHDHRDVEEIFMLAGDLVDGDRTYHTGDYIRSGIGSSHAPFTREGCIFLVRSSLKDKILKVAARPSLLSWFRRFWRQPSHSR, from the coding sequence ATGGCTGCTCATTATTGCTTTTGCGAACTAGCTCCCCTCTATGCCCTAGGGACATTGAGTGCAGAGCAGAAGTTGTGGGTAGAGCAGCAAATTGCCGACTGTCCAGAACTGGCTGAAGAGCTGGCGATCGTCCAGGAAACAGTTGCTGCCTTGGCCTATAGCACGCCGCTGGCAACCCTCAGCCCTGCGCTCAAACAACGCCTGTTGCAGCAACTTACCACCTCCACTCCAGCCCCTGATGTAACCTCAGCACAGCCTGAAGCAGAATTACCAGCACCGTTACCTACAGATCTCAATGCCTTAGATGAACTCGCTACCCTTACCCAAAGGACAACCAACTCCCTAGAGCTATTGACTAATCTGTTGGCTGGTTTGAAATGGCGACCTCACGCAGCCCCTGGCATCGAAATTGTTCTTCTCAGCATTAACTACCGTACTCAGCGAGTCGTCTGCTTGCTAAAGGCGGAGGCTGGTGCCCGTTATCCACTGCACGACCACAGGGATGTGGAAGAGATTTTTATGCTGGCAGGTGATTTAGTTGATGGCGATCGCACTTACCACACTGGTGACTACATCCGCTCTGGAATTGGATCTAGCCATGCCCCATTTACCAGAGAGGGCTGCATCTTTCTAGTGCGCTCTTCCTTAAAAGACAAAATTCTCAAAGTTGCTGCCAGACCATCGCTGCTGTCTTGGTTCAGACGCTTTTGGCGACAGCCATCACACTCACGCTAG
- a CDS encoding sigma-70 family RNA polymerase sigma factor: MMRLSLYHCHALMTDQSPADDATLLAQIAQQNQVALSALYDRYAKLVYSLAFKSLGSVEEAEEVVLDLFAQVWRIAGRYDPAKGRADSWLLMLARSRLMDRLRALQRSHRVATASRELAKDLPAVPNNDPFNDALLSERRRQVIAALETLPTEQRLTIELAYYQGLTQQEIADQMNVSLGTVKTRIRLGLTKLRTAIGRWD, from the coding sequence ATGATGAGGCTATCACTCTATCACTGTCATGCGTTGATGACCGATCAGTCTCCCGCTGATGACGCAACTCTCCTCGCTCAAATTGCCCAGCAGAACCAAGTAGCTCTGTCTGCTCTGTATGATCGCTATGCCAAACTTGTCTACTCCCTAGCCTTCAAAAGCCTAGGATCTGTAGAAGAGGCGGAAGAGGTGGTTTTAGACTTGTTTGCTCAGGTTTGGCGCATTGCCGGGCGCTATGACCCTGCTAAAGGTCGAGCAGACAGTTGGTTGCTGATGTTGGCTCGGAGTCGGTTGATGGATCGGTTGCGGGCGTTGCAGCGATCGCACAGAGTAGCGACAGCCTCAAGGGAATTAGCAAAAGACTTGCCCGCTGTTCCCAATAACGACCCCTTTAATGATGCTTTGTTGTCAGAGCGTCGTCGTCAAGTTATCGCCGCCTTAGAAACTCTGCCTACAGAGCAGCGACTGACGATCGAACTGGCCTATTACCAAGGGTTAACCCAGCAGGAAATTGCCGACCAGATGAACGTATCTCTAGGCACCGTCAAAACTCGTATTCGCTTAGGGCTAACCAAATTACGCACGGCCATAGGGCGCTGGGACTAG